In Xanthocytophaga agilis, a genomic segment contains:
- the trpD gene encoding anthranilate phosphoribosyltransferase has product MKEILNHLLAYKTLSKKEARQVLVDIAQGKYTSVQIAAFMTVYMMRSITVEELEGFRDAMLELCIALDVTDFDPMDVCGTGGDGKDTFNISTLSAFVIAGAGQAVVKHGNYGVSSICGSSTVMEYLGYKFTNDKGLINKSLEEANICFLHAPLFHPAMKNVAPVRKELGVKTFFNMLGPMVNPAFPKKQMVGVYSLEIARLYAYLYQRTDKSFSIVHALDGYDEISLTGDFKIIGNQAEKVFSPKDLNLQMVQADEILGGSSVEASAKIFMDVLINEATPAQKQAVLANAAFGLQTAKPELTVLEAVEMARESLESGKALQSFQKLVA; this is encoded by the coding sequence ATGAAAGAGATCTTAAATCATTTATTAGCCTATAAAACTTTATCCAAGAAAGAAGCCCGGCAGGTATTGGTAGATATTGCTCAGGGAAAATACACCTCTGTACAGATTGCAGCCTTTATGACTGTATATATGATGCGTAGTATTACTGTGGAAGAACTGGAAGGATTTCGGGATGCCATGCTTGAATTATGTATAGCATTGGATGTCACAGATTTTGATCCGATGGATGTTTGTGGTACAGGAGGAGATGGCAAGGACACCTTTAACATTTCCACACTTTCTGCATTTGTGATCGCAGGAGCCGGACAAGCTGTTGTAAAACATGGTAATTATGGTGTATCTTCTATTTGTGGGAGTTCAACTGTGATGGAATATCTGGGATATAAATTCACAAATGATAAAGGACTGATCAACAAAAGTCTGGAAGAAGCAAACATTTGTTTTTTGCATGCCCCGCTGTTCCATCCGGCTATGAAAAATGTAGCTCCTGTTCGTAAGGAACTGGGTGTTAAAACCTTTTTTAATATGTTGGGACCCATGGTTAATCCTGCATTCCCTAAAAAACAGATGGTGGGAGTCTATAGTCTTGAGATTGCTCGTCTGTATGCGTATTTGTATCAACGTACGGATAAGAGCTTTTCTATTGTACATGCCCTTGATGGCTATGATGAAATATCCCTGACAGGTGATTTTAAGATTATTGGTAATCAAGCCGAAAAAGTTTTCTCTCCCAAAGACCTGAACCTTCAGATGGTACAGGCTGATGAAATTTTAGGTGGAAGTTCTGTAGAGGCTTCTGCTAAGATTTTTATGGATGTACTTATCAATGAAGCTACTCCTGCACAGAAACAGGCAGTGCTAGCAAATGCTGCATTTGGGCTTCAGACTGCCAAGCCTGAGTTAACGGTACTGGAGGCCGTAGAGATGGCACGTGAGAGTCTGGAAAGTGGCAAAGCCTTACAGAGTTTTCAAAAATTGGTTGCCTGA
- a CDS encoding tautomerase family protein, which translates to MSQIKIFGIKEQLQPVRNRLSDTIHQCIVDVLHLPIGKRAHRFLYLEKEDFFFPEDRTEQYTIIEITMIAGRKTETKKRLIQELFYRIEAEVGIRKMDLEICIYESPACNWGFRGMNGDEIQLDYTIGV; encoded by the coding sequence ATGTCACAGATTAAGATTTTTGGGATAAAAGAACAGCTGCAACCTGTTCGTAATAGATTATCTGATACTATACATCAGTGTATAGTAGATGTTCTTCATCTGCCTATAGGTAAGAGGGCTCATCGGTTCTTGTATCTGGAAAAGGAAGATTTTTTCTTTCCTGAGGATCGAACGGAACAGTATACAATTATCGAAATTACTATGATTGCCGGGAGAAAAACAGAAACAAAGAAGAGATTGATTCAGGAGTTATTCTATCGGATTGAAGCAGAGGTAGGAATTCGGAAGATGGATCTGGAAATTTGTATTTATGAATCTCCTGCTTGTAACTGGGGATTCAGAGGTATGAATGGCGATGAAATCCAACTGGATTATACAATTGGAGTCTAG
- a CDS encoding aminodeoxychorismate/anthranilate synthase component II yields the protein MRILVIDNYDSFVYNLVHYLREMGHEPVVYRNDKITLEEVDAFDKILLSPGPGIPSEAGIMPELIKKYAPTKSILGVCLGHQAIGEAFGGTLENMTDVLHGIATPAFVQKSDELLFEGIPAQFNTGRYHSWTVVSKNFPESLEITAVDNEGRIMALAHKTYDVRGVQFHPESILTEHGKKMLENWLSN from the coding sequence ATGAGAATTTTAGTGATAGACAATTACGATAGTTTTGTGTATAATCTGGTACACTATCTGCGTGAAATGGGGCATGAACCTGTGGTGTACCGCAATGATAAAATTACCTTGGAGGAAGTAGATGCATTTGACAAGATTTTACTTTCTCCAGGACCCGGTATTCCATCAGAAGCTGGTATTATGCCTGAACTTATTAAAAAATACGCGCCAACTAAAAGCATTTTGGGTGTTTGTCTGGGACATCAGGCAATTGGAGAGGCATTTGGTGGTACACTGGAGAATATGACAGATGTGTTGCATGGCATTGCTACCCCTGCTTTTGTTCAAAAATCAGATGAACTTTTATTTGAAGGTATTCCTGCTCAATTCAACACCGGGCGTTACCATTCCTGGACAGTTGTTTCAAAGAATTTTCCTGAGAGCCTTGAAATTACGGCTGTTGATAATGAAGGTCGTATTATGGCACTGGCACATAAAACCTATGATGTTAGAGGAGTCCAGTTTCATCCGGAAAGCATCCTGACCGAACATGGGAAAAAGATGCTGGAAAACTGGTTGAGCAACTAG
- a CDS encoding type II toxin-antitoxin system death-on-curing family toxin, producing MLHLSKKQIIAVNKHQTDRFGGNFALPCNFLNEERLDYLLEVVCSEIFGEPIYPEIYQKAGVYMFSIVSNHIFSDGNKRTGLQSAMIFLLVNGYKINPDLPDQVLIDFTLEVASGKYTLERLQKWFKEHIVKATA from the coding sequence ATGCTGCACTTATCTAAAAAACAAATCATTGCTGTCAATAAACACCAAACAGATCGGTTTGGCGGTAATTTTGCGCTACCCTGCAATTTCCTCAATGAGGAGCGCCTCGATTATTTACTGGAAGTTGTCTGTTCTGAAATATTTGGCGAACCTATCTATCCGGAAATTTATCAGAAAGCAGGTGTATATATGTTCAGTATTGTTTCCAATCATATTTTCTCAGATGGAAATAAACGTACTGGTCTGCAATCAGCCATGATTTTTTTGCTGGTTAATGGTTACAAAATCAATCCGGATCTGCCTGATCAGGTTTTGATTGATTTCACTCTGGAAGTTGCTTCCGGTAAGTATACATTGGAGCGGCTTCAAAAATGGTTTAAAGAACATATTGTCAAAGCAACTGCTTAA
- a CDS encoding GNAT family N-acetyltransferase, protein MKVELATLEDAEEILYLQKQAYLSEALLYNDLSIHPIVQSIRSIREEFKKSWVWKIQDGKAIVGSVRAFVDQDTCHVRKLIVKPSHQNRGLGTLLMNTIDESITQVNRFELFTGHKSLKNITLYQKLGYEPFRQKPLHEGLTLVYMEKKTDSTRALSEESSC, encoded by the coding sequence ATGAAAGTAGAACTCGCCACACTGGAAGATGCCGAAGAAATTCTGTATCTGCAAAAGCAGGCCTATCTATCAGAAGCCTTGCTTTACAACGATTTATCCATTCACCCAATAGTACAGAGTATTCGTTCTATTCGGGAAGAGTTTAAAAAAAGCTGGGTATGGAAAATACAGGATGGAAAAGCAATTGTAGGTTCGGTTCGTGCATTTGTAGATCAGGATACCTGTCATGTTCGAAAACTGATTGTCAAACCAAGTCATCAGAATAGAGGGTTGGGGACATTATTGATGAACACAATAGATGAATCAATAACTCAGGTAAATCGATTTGAATTATTTACCGGACATAAAAGTTTGAAAAATATTACTTTATATCAGAAGCTGGGCTACGAGCCTTTTCGGCAAAAGCCTTTACATGAGGGACTTACTCTGGTATATATGGAAAAGAAAACAGATAGTACAAGAGCTTTATCAGAAGAAAGCTCTTGTTAA